From the genome of Papaver somniferum cultivar HN1 chromosome 2, ASM357369v1, whole genome shotgun sequence, one region includes:
- the LOC113348859 gene encoding ubiquitin carboxyl-terminal hydrolase 5-like isoform X2 — translation MATEELQKGESGGGTGEEKMMENSISMLKLSPEEERLVIRDSVFAAESQCKEGDTFYLITQRWWQHWLQYVNQGMATTTNDGALHSSEFSELACSTAQKRPPAIDNSDLINDATSEDSSIGIELLDTLVEGRDYVLLPEDVWKQLFMWYGGGPVLPRKVINSGLSQTELGQLTVEVYLLRLQLIYMPKRERSIIRISKKETIRELHRRACDAFNLDMEQISIWDYYGHRKHDLMNNMDKTLDDANIQMGQDILVELLGNESDTFGGCLSSLQENGSTSALIEPSKSSMSIAGGLSASRGVFRGCSTEFSQNHYGASQVGEVDNSNGICGVVTRGAAGGLTGLLNLGNTCFMNSAIQCLVHTPEFARYFRDDYHPDINKNNPLGMVGELALAFGELLRKLWAPGRTPISPRPFKSKLARFAPQFSGYNQHDSQELLAFLLDGLHEDLNRVKHKPYIKSKDADGRLDEEVADEYWANHIARNDSIIVDVCQGQYKSTLICPICAKVSVTFDPFMYLSLPLQPTNHRSMTVMVFNSDGTAHPEPCTVTVPKQGRCRDLIQAISNACSIKNGEKLLLAEIRGHQVHRFLEDPLILLSTIKDDDHLAAYKIQKLVKDTLYLQLIHRREERESSSAKSAMISKPFGIPLVSPISRDRRVTGADIQEIICKMLSPLERVGTLTPSRLANNTSVSESGAASDPSEDATASGTGTKSAASDSMDEDPSDPKIAGTLELPLQLVTEKNEMIDLSKEKEKTISLSSSSASICVFLDWSDKLLEKYETQYLANSPEVFKYVPATKKARTEPLSLYTCLEAFLREEPLVPEDMWYCPQCKERRQASKKLDLWRLPEVLVIHLKRFSYSRSMKHKLETFVNFPIHDFDLTNYVAHKSSSKRQLYELYALSNHYGGMGSGHYTAHIKLLDENRWYSFDDSHISPINEEDVKSAAAYVLFYHRVKGEDVTVSNGEHSYVGHNNILTQK, via the exons ATGGCAACAGAGGAGTTGCAGAAAGGGGAAAGTGGAGGAGGaacaggagaagagaagatgatggAGAACTCGATCTCAATGTTAAAACTTTCACCAGAAGAGGAAAGATTAGTTATTAGAGATAGTGTTTTCGCTGCTGAATCTCAGTGCAAAGAAGGAGATACTTTTTATCTCATCACTCAaag ATGGTGGCAACACTGGCTTCAATATGTGAACCAAGGCATGGCAACTACCACAAATGACGGTGCTTTACATAGTTCTGAGTTTTCTGAATTGGCTTGTTCAACTGCTCAGAAAAGGCCCCCTGCCATTGACAATTCCGATTTAATAAATGATGCAACATCGGAGGACTCCAGTATTGGGATAGAGCTTCTTGATACGTTGGTGGAGGGGCGTGATTATGTATTGCTTCCAGAAGACGTGTGGAAACAATTGTTTATGTG GTATGGTGGAGGGCCAGTATTGCCACGTAAAGTGATAAATTCAGGTTTGTCTCAGACCGAGCTTGGCCAGTTGACTGTAGAGGTCTATCTTCTGCGTCTCCAGCTTATTTATATGCCAAAAAGAGAACGCTCTATCATTAGGATAAGCAAAAAG GAAACAATTCGGGAACTCCACCGAAGGGCTTGTGATGCTTTCAATCTTGATATGGAGCAA ATTTCAATTTGGGATTACTACGGCCATCGGAAACACGATCTTATGAATAACATGGATAAAACTTTAGATGATGCCAACATACAGATGGGCCAGGAT ATATTAGTGGAGCTTCTCGGAAATGAGAGTGATACATTTGGTGGTTGCCTGAGTTCTCTGCAAGAAAATGGATCAACGTCTGCCCTTATTGAACCTAGCAAATCAAGCATGTCCATTGCTGGGGGTCTGTCAGCAAGCAGAGGTGTTTTCCGTGGTTGCAGTACAGAGTTTTCTCAGAATCACTACGGGGCTTCCCAAGTTGGAGAAGTGGATAATTCTAATGGAATTTGTGGTGTTGTTACAAGAGGAGCAGCTGGAGGCTTGACTGGATTACTTAATCTTGGAAACACTTGCTTTATGAACAGCGCAATACAGTGCCTTGTGCATACACCTGAGTTTGCTAGATATTTTCGAGATGATTATCATCCAGATATAAACAAAAATAATCCTCTGGGGATGGTT GGTGAACTAGCTTTGGCATTTGGTGAGCTGCTCCGGAAACTGTGGGCCCCAGGACGCACACCTATTTCTCCTCGTCCATTTAAATCCAAACTTGCTCGATTTGCACCCCAATTCAGTGGATATAATCAGCATGATTCACAG GAGCTTTTGGCGTTTTTGTTAGATGGGCTTCATGAAGATCTAAATCGTGTAAAGCATAAACcttacataaagtctaaagatgCAGATGGTCGACTGGATGAAGAAGTTGCTGATGAGTACTGGGCAAATCACATTGCTCGTAATGACTCCATAATAGTTGATGTTTGCCAG GGCCAATACAAATCAACTTTGATTTGCCCCATATGTGCCAAAGTTTCTGTGACCTTTGATCCATTTATGTACCTCTCGTTGCCGCTGCAACCTACCAACCATCGGTCGATGACAGTTATGGTTTTCAATAGCGATGGTACTGCACATCCAGAACCATGCACTGTGACTGTTCCAAAGCAGGGTCGGTGCAGGGATTTGATCCAAGCTATCAGCAACGCTTGTTCCATAAAAAATGGCGAGAAGCTTCTGCTTGCAGAG ATACGTGGCCACCAGGTTCATCGGTTTCTTGAAGATCCTTTAATATTGTTATCCACCATTAAAGACGATGACCATCTTGCTGCGTACAAGATACAGAAATTAGTTAAGGACACTTTGTATCTTCAACTGATACATCGACGTGAAGAGCG GGAGTCCAGCAGTGCCAAAAGCGCAATGATCTCGAAGCCTTTTGGCATACCACTTGTCTCACCAATCTCACGTGACCGTCGTGTCACGGGAGCTGATATACAAGAAATAATTTGCAAAATGCTCTCTCCACTAGAAAGAGTTGGGACTCTTACTCCTTCTCGTCTTGCTAATAATACAAGTGTCTCAGAGTCAGGGGCAGCATCAGACCCTTCTGAAGATGCAACTGCAAGTGGAACAGGTACAAAATCTGCTGCATCAGACTCCATGGATGAAGATCCAAGTGACCCTAAAATAGCGGGCACATTGGAACTGCCTCTGCAATTGGTGACGGAAAAGAATGAAATGATTGATCTCTCCAAGGAGAAGGAGAAAACTATCAGTCTATCTTCATCGTCTGCATCAATTTGTGTGTTTCTTGATTGGTCAGATAAGCTTTTGGAGAAGTATGAGACACAGTATCTTGCAAATTCACCTGAAGTGTTTAAGTATGTACCAGCTACTAAGAAAGCTCGTACTGAACCACTTTCCTTATATACCTGCTTAGAAGCTTTCTTGCGGGAAGAGCCACTTGTGCCTGAAGACATGTG GTATTGCCCACAATGTAAAGAGAGGCGTCAAGCGAGTAAAAAGCTCGATCTATGGAGACTTCCTGAAGTGCTTGTCATTCACTTGAAGAGGTTCTCTTATAGCAGGTCAATGAAGCATAAGTTGGAAACGTTTGTCAACTTTCCAATTCATGACTTTGACTTAACAAACTATGTTGCCCATAAGAGTAGTTCTAAGCGTCAACTCTATGAGCTATATGCATTGAGCAATCACTATGGCGGAATGGGAAGTGGGCACTACACAGCACATATCAAG CTTCTGGATGAAAATCGGTGGTATAGCTTCGATGACAGCCATATTTCCCCGATTAATGAGGAAGATGTGAAGTCAGCTGCTGCTTACGTGCTTTTCTACCACAGAGTGAAGGGTGAAGATGTCACTGTAAGCAACGGAGAGCATTCTTATGTaggacacaacaatattttgactCAGAAGTAG
- the LOC113348859 gene encoding ubiquitin carboxyl-terminal hydrolase 5-like isoform X1: protein MATEELQKGESGGGTGEEKMMENSISMLKLSPEEERLVIRDSVFAAESQCKEGDTFYLITQRWWQHWLQYVNQGMATTTNDGALHSSEFSELACSTAQKRPPAIDNSDLINDATSEDSSIGIELLDTLVEGRDYVLLPEDVWKQLFMWYGGGPVLPRKVINSGLSQTELGQLTVEVYLLRLQLIYMPKRERSIIRISKKETIRELHRRACDAFNLDMEQISIWDYYGHRKHDLMNNMDKTLDDANIQMGQDILVELLGNESDTFGGCLSSLQENGSTSALIEPSKSSMSIAGGLSASRGVFRGCSTEFSQNHYGASQVGEVDNSNGICGVVTRGAAGGLTGLLNLGNTCFMNSAIQCLVHTPEFARYFRDDYHPDINKNNPLGMVGELALAFGELLRKLWAPGRTPISPRPFKSKLARFAPQFSGYNQHDSQELLAFLLDGLHEDLNRVKHKPYIKSKDADGRLDEEVADEYWANHIARNDSIIVDVCQGQYKSTLICPICAKVSVTFDPFMYLSLPLQPTNHRSMTVMVFNSDGTAHPEPCTVTVPKQGRCRDLIQAISNACSIKNGEKLLLAEIRGHQVHRFLEDPLILLSTIKDDDHLAAYKIQKLVKDTLYLQLIHRREERESSSAKSAMISKPFGIPLVSPISRDRRVTGADIQEIICKMLSPLERVGTLTPSRLANNTSVSESGAASDPSEDATASGTGTKSAASDSMDEDPSDPKIAGTLELPLQLVTEKNEMIDLSKEKEKTISLSSSSASICVFLDWSDKLLEKYETQYLANSPEVFKYVPATKKARTEPLSLYTCLEAFLREEPLVPEDMWYCPQCKERRQASKKLDLWRLPEVLVIHLKRFSYSRSMKHKLETFVNFPIHDFDLTNYVAHKSSSKRQLYELYALSNHYGGMGSGHYTAHIKMQLLDENRWYSFDDSHISPINEEDVKSAAAYVLFYHRVKGEDVTVSNGEHSYVGHNNILTQK, encoded by the exons ATGGCAACAGAGGAGTTGCAGAAAGGGGAAAGTGGAGGAGGaacaggagaagagaagatgatggAGAACTCGATCTCAATGTTAAAACTTTCACCAGAAGAGGAAAGATTAGTTATTAGAGATAGTGTTTTCGCTGCTGAATCTCAGTGCAAAGAAGGAGATACTTTTTATCTCATCACTCAaag ATGGTGGCAACACTGGCTTCAATATGTGAACCAAGGCATGGCAACTACCACAAATGACGGTGCTTTACATAGTTCTGAGTTTTCTGAATTGGCTTGTTCAACTGCTCAGAAAAGGCCCCCTGCCATTGACAATTCCGATTTAATAAATGATGCAACATCGGAGGACTCCAGTATTGGGATAGAGCTTCTTGATACGTTGGTGGAGGGGCGTGATTATGTATTGCTTCCAGAAGACGTGTGGAAACAATTGTTTATGTG GTATGGTGGAGGGCCAGTATTGCCACGTAAAGTGATAAATTCAGGTTTGTCTCAGACCGAGCTTGGCCAGTTGACTGTAGAGGTCTATCTTCTGCGTCTCCAGCTTATTTATATGCCAAAAAGAGAACGCTCTATCATTAGGATAAGCAAAAAG GAAACAATTCGGGAACTCCACCGAAGGGCTTGTGATGCTTTCAATCTTGATATGGAGCAA ATTTCAATTTGGGATTACTACGGCCATCGGAAACACGATCTTATGAATAACATGGATAAAACTTTAGATGATGCCAACATACAGATGGGCCAGGAT ATATTAGTGGAGCTTCTCGGAAATGAGAGTGATACATTTGGTGGTTGCCTGAGTTCTCTGCAAGAAAATGGATCAACGTCTGCCCTTATTGAACCTAGCAAATCAAGCATGTCCATTGCTGGGGGTCTGTCAGCAAGCAGAGGTGTTTTCCGTGGTTGCAGTACAGAGTTTTCTCAGAATCACTACGGGGCTTCCCAAGTTGGAGAAGTGGATAATTCTAATGGAATTTGTGGTGTTGTTACAAGAGGAGCAGCTGGAGGCTTGACTGGATTACTTAATCTTGGAAACACTTGCTTTATGAACAGCGCAATACAGTGCCTTGTGCATACACCTGAGTTTGCTAGATATTTTCGAGATGATTATCATCCAGATATAAACAAAAATAATCCTCTGGGGATGGTT GGTGAACTAGCTTTGGCATTTGGTGAGCTGCTCCGGAAACTGTGGGCCCCAGGACGCACACCTATTTCTCCTCGTCCATTTAAATCCAAACTTGCTCGATTTGCACCCCAATTCAGTGGATATAATCAGCATGATTCACAG GAGCTTTTGGCGTTTTTGTTAGATGGGCTTCATGAAGATCTAAATCGTGTAAAGCATAAACcttacataaagtctaaagatgCAGATGGTCGACTGGATGAAGAAGTTGCTGATGAGTACTGGGCAAATCACATTGCTCGTAATGACTCCATAATAGTTGATGTTTGCCAG GGCCAATACAAATCAACTTTGATTTGCCCCATATGTGCCAAAGTTTCTGTGACCTTTGATCCATTTATGTACCTCTCGTTGCCGCTGCAACCTACCAACCATCGGTCGATGACAGTTATGGTTTTCAATAGCGATGGTACTGCACATCCAGAACCATGCACTGTGACTGTTCCAAAGCAGGGTCGGTGCAGGGATTTGATCCAAGCTATCAGCAACGCTTGTTCCATAAAAAATGGCGAGAAGCTTCTGCTTGCAGAG ATACGTGGCCACCAGGTTCATCGGTTTCTTGAAGATCCTTTAATATTGTTATCCACCATTAAAGACGATGACCATCTTGCTGCGTACAAGATACAGAAATTAGTTAAGGACACTTTGTATCTTCAACTGATACATCGACGTGAAGAGCG GGAGTCCAGCAGTGCCAAAAGCGCAATGATCTCGAAGCCTTTTGGCATACCACTTGTCTCACCAATCTCACGTGACCGTCGTGTCACGGGAGCTGATATACAAGAAATAATTTGCAAAATGCTCTCTCCACTAGAAAGAGTTGGGACTCTTACTCCTTCTCGTCTTGCTAATAATACAAGTGTCTCAGAGTCAGGGGCAGCATCAGACCCTTCTGAAGATGCAACTGCAAGTGGAACAGGTACAAAATCTGCTGCATCAGACTCCATGGATGAAGATCCAAGTGACCCTAAAATAGCGGGCACATTGGAACTGCCTCTGCAATTGGTGACGGAAAAGAATGAAATGATTGATCTCTCCAAGGAGAAGGAGAAAACTATCAGTCTATCTTCATCGTCTGCATCAATTTGTGTGTTTCTTGATTGGTCAGATAAGCTTTTGGAGAAGTATGAGACACAGTATCTTGCAAATTCACCTGAAGTGTTTAAGTATGTACCAGCTACTAAGAAAGCTCGTACTGAACCACTTTCCTTATATACCTGCTTAGAAGCTTTCTTGCGGGAAGAGCCACTTGTGCCTGAAGACATGTG GTATTGCCCACAATGTAAAGAGAGGCGTCAAGCGAGTAAAAAGCTCGATCTATGGAGACTTCCTGAAGTGCTTGTCATTCACTTGAAGAGGTTCTCTTATAGCAGGTCAATGAAGCATAAGTTGGAAACGTTTGTCAACTTTCCAATTCATGACTTTGACTTAACAAACTATGTTGCCCATAAGAGTAGTTCTAAGCGTCAACTCTATGAGCTATATGCATTGAGCAATCACTATGGCGGAATGGGAAGTGGGCACTACACAGCACATATCAAG ATGCAGCTTCTGGATGAAAATCGGTGGTATAGCTTCGATGACAGCCATATTTCCCCGATTAATGAGGAAGATGTGAAGTCAGCTGCTGCTTACGTGCTTTTCTACCACAGAGTGAAGGGTGAAGATGTCACTGTAAGCAACGGAGAGCATTCTTATGTaggacacaacaatattttgactCAGAAGTAG